From Saccopteryx leptura isolate mSacLep1 chromosome 3, mSacLep1_pri_phased_curated, whole genome shotgun sequence, one genomic window encodes:
- the PLEKHG5 gene encoding pleckstrin homology domain-containing family G member 5 isoform X1 has product MGTGPGVSGRHAASRPSPGAPSRDSTPCWEGGRACDWEGQVCHHADCQQLHRRGPLNLCEACDSKFHSTMQYDGHVRFDLPPQGSVLARNVSTRSCPPRTSPAVDLEEEEESSVDGKGDRKNTGLKLSKKKARRRHTDDPSKECFTLKFDLNVDIETEIVPAMKKKSLGEVLQPIFERKGIALGKVDIYLDQSNTPLSLTFEAYRFGGHYLRVKAKPGDEGKVEQGVKDSKSLSLPILRPAGAGPPALERGDPQSRRENLDILAPGRRRKNMSEFLGEASIPGQEPPTPSSCSLPSSSSSSSNDSWKNRAASRFSGFFSSGPSTSAFGREVDKTEQLEAKLHAYSLFGLPRLPRRLRFDHDSWEEEGDEEDEEDDACLRLEDSWRELIDGHERLTRRQCHQQEAVWELLHTEASYIKKLRVITNLFLCCLLNLQESGLLCEVEAERLFSNVPEIARLHRGLWGSVMAPVLEKARRTRALLQPGDFLKGFKMFGSLFKPYIRYCMEEEGCMEYMRGLLRDNDLFRAYVTWAEKHQQCQRLKLSDMLAKPHQRLTKYPLLLKSVLRKTDEPRAKEALVTMISSVERFIHHVNTCMRQRQERQRLAAVVSRIDAYEVVEGSNDEVDKLLKEFLHLDLTAPIPGASPEETRQLLLEGSLRMKEGKDSKMDVYCFLFTDLLLVTKAVKKAERTKVIRPPLLVDKIVCRELRDPGSFLLIHLNEFHSAVGAYTFQASGQTLCRGWVDSIYNAQNQLQQLRAQEHPGSQQHLQSLEEEEDEQEEEEEEEEEEEGGESSTSGASSPTILRKSSNSLDSQHCASDGSTETLAVVVVEPGDTLSSPEFEGGPFSSQSDETSLSTTASSITPTSELLPLGPGDSRSCSMDSAYGTLSPTSLQDFGTPAPVVDSAPQPLGLPQAPSPPPSPRLRRRTPVQLLPRVPHLLKSKSEASLLQLLSGATTHGVSPTPSRSLSELCLAAPAPGARTQDSPQETGPGWHCGGMPSPGSGGFQPLEMEGRATCLAGEPEGPSGRSREPPSGALPRVQPEPPPGISAQHRKLTLAQLYRIRTTLLLNSTLTASEV; this is encoded by the exons ATGGGGACCGGTCCCGGCGTCTCCGGGCGCCACGCGGCCTCCAGGCCCAGCCCCGGGGCGCCCTCCCGGGACTCCACGCCCTGCTGGGAGGGGGGTCGCGCCTGCGACTGGGAAGGCCAG GTATGCCACCACGCCGACTGCCAGCAGCTGCACCGCCGGGGACCCCTCAACCTCTGTGAGGCCTGTGACAGCAAGTTCCACAGCACCATGCAGTATGATGGGCACGTTCGCTTCGACCTGCCCCCACAAG GCTCTGTCCTGGCCCGGAATGTGTCCACGCGGTCCTGTCCTCCGCGCACCAGCCCTGCAGTGGacttggaggaagaggaggaaagctCTGTGGACGGGAAAGG GGACCGGAAGAATACAGGCCTGAAGCTCTCCAAGAAGAAAGCCAGGAGGAGACACACAGAT GACCCAAGCAAGGAGTGCTTCACCCTGAAATTTGACCTGAATGTGGACATTGAGACAGAAATCGTGCCAGCCATGAAGAAGAAGTCACTGGG GGAGGTGCTGCAGCCCATATTTGAAAGGAAAGGCATCGCACTAGGCAAAGTGGATATCTACCTGGACCAGTCCAACACACCCCTGTCCCTCACTTTTGAGGCCTACAGGTTTGGGGGACACTACCTGCGGGTCAAAG CCAAGCCTGGTGATGAGGGAAAAGTGGAGCAGGGAGTGAAGGACTCCAAGTCCCTGAGTCTGCCAATCCTGCGGCCAGCTGGGGCCGGGCCCCCAGCCCTGGAACGGGGGGACCCCCAGAGCCGCAGGGAGAACCTGGACATCCTG GCCCCTGGCCGCCGCCGGAAGAACATGTCGGAGTTCCTGGGGGAGGCAAGCATCCCTGGGCAGGAGCCCCCCACGCCTTCCAGCTGTTCTCTgcctagcagcagcagcagcagtagcaacGACAGCTGGAAGAACCGGGCCGCCAGTCGCTTCAGTGGATTCTTCAGCTCGGGTCCCAGCACTAGCGCCTTTGGCCGG GAGGTGGACAAGACGGAGCAGCTGGAGGCCAAGCTGCACGCCTACAGCCTCTTTGGGCTGCCCAGGCTGCCGCGGAGGCTGCGCTTTGACCACGACTcgtgggaggaggagggtgatgaggaggacgaggaggatgATGCCTGCCTGCGGCTGGAGGACAGCTGGCGAGAGCTCATTGATGGGCATGAG AGGCTGACCCGAAGGCAGTGCCACCAGCAGGAGGCGGTGTGGGAGCTCCTGCACACAGAGGCCTCCTACATTAAGAAGCTGCGGGTGATCACTAAT CTGTTCCTGTGCTGCCTCCTGAACCTGCAAGAGTCGGGGCTGCTGTGTGAG GTGGAGGCGGAGCGACTGTTCAGCAACGTGCCCGAGATCGCACGCCTGCACCGAGGCCTGTGGGGCAGTGTGATGGCGCCGGTGCTGGAGAAGGCACGGCGCACGCGGGCGCTGCTGCAGCCCGGGGACTTTCTCAAGGGCTTCAAGATG TTCGGCTCCCTTTTCAAGCCCTACATCCGATACTGCATGGAGGAGGAGGGCTGCATGGAATACATGCGGGGCCTGCTGCGCGACAATGACCTCTTCCGGGCCTATGTCACG TGGGCCGAGAAGCACCAGCAGTGCCAGCGGCTGAAGCTGAGCGACATGCTCGCCAAGCCCCACCAGCGGCTTACCAAGTACCCGCTGCTGCTCAAGTCCGTGCTGAGAAAGACCGATGAGCCGAGAGCCAAGGAGGCCCTAGTCACCATG ATCAGCTCGGTGGAGCGCTTCATCCACCACGTGAACACGTGCATGCGTCAGAGACAGGAGCGGCAGCGGCTGGCGGCTGTGGTGAGCCGCATCGACGCCTACGAGGTGGTGGAGGGCAGCAACGATGAGGTGGACAAG CTCCTGAAGGAATTCCTGCACCTGGACCTGACAGCGCCCATCCCTGGTGCCTCCCCTGAGGAGACTCGTCAGCTGCTGTTGGAGGGGAGCCTGAGGATGAAAGAGGGGAAAGACAGCAAG ATGGATGTGTACTGCTTCCTCTTCACGGACCTGCTCTTGGTGACCAAGGCAGTGAAGAAGGCTGAGAGGACCAAGGTCATCAGGCCACCGCTGCTGGTGGACAAGATCGTGTGTCGGGAGCTGCGGGACCCTG GGTCCTTCCTCCTCATCCACCTGAATGAGTTCCACAGCGCCGTAGGGGCCTACACATTCCAGGCCAGTGGCCAGActctgtgccgtggctgggtggACTCTATTTACAATGCCCAG AACCAGCTGCAGCAGTTGCGTGCGCAGGAGCACCCAGGCAGCCAGCAGCACCTGCAGAgcctggaagaggaggaggatgagcaggaggaggaggaggaggaagaggaggaagaggaagggggagagagtagCACTTCGGGTGCTAGCTCTCCCACCATCCTGCGCAAAAGCAGCAACAGCTTGGACTCCCAGCACTG TGCCTCAGACGGCTCCACGGAGACCCTGGCTGTGGTCGTGGTGGAGCCTGGGGACACACTGTCCTCTCCCGAGTTTGAGGGTGGCCCCTTCAGCTCTCAGTCAGACGAGACTTCTCTCAGTACCACTGCCTCATCCATAACGCCCACCAGCGAGCTGCTGCCCCTGGGCCCTGGTGACAGCCGCTCCTGCTCCATGGACTCCGCCTACGgcaccctctcccccacctccttgcAAGACTTTGGGACCCCAGCCCCAGTGGTGGATTCAGCGCCCCAGCCCCTAGGGTTACCCCAAGCCCCTTCCCCCCCGCCCTCGCCTCGCCTCCGCCGCCGCACACCTGTCCAGCTGCTGCCCCGTGTGCCCCACCTGCTCAAGTCCAAATCCGAGGCCAGCCTCCTCCAGCTGCTATCAGGGGCCACCACCCATGGAgtgtccccaacccccagccgcAGCCTGTCAGAACTCTGCTTGGCCGCTCCAGCCCCTGGCGCGAGGACTCAGGACTCCCCTCAGGAAACGGGGCCCGGCTGGCATTGCGGGGGGATGCCAAGCCCTGGCAGTGGTGGCTTCCAGCCTTTGGAGATGGAAGGCAGAGCTACCTGCCTGGCTGGGGAGCCCGAAGGACCCTCCGGGAGGAGCAGGGAACCGCCCTCAGGGGCCTTGCCCAGGGTCCAGCCTGAACCCCCCCCAGGGATCTCTGCCCAGCACAGGAAGTTGACGCTGGCCCAGCTCTACCGAATCAGGACCACCTTGCTGCTTAACTCCACGCTCACTGCCTC GGAGGTCTGA
- the PLEKHG5 gene encoding pleckstrin homology domain-containing family G member 5 isoform X4: MDTGSLAEEKGLRCQNPDCMDKGRAAKVCHHADCQQLHRRGPLNLCEACDSKFHSTMQYDGHVRFDLPPQGSVLARNVSTRSCPPRTSPAVDLEEEEESSVDGKGDRKNTGLKLSKKKARRRHTDDPSKECFTLKFDLNVDIETEIVPAMKKKSLGEVLQPIFERKGIALGKVDIYLDQSNTPLSLTFEAYRFGGHYLRVKAKPGDEGKVEQGVKDSKSLSLPILRPAGAGPPALERGDPQSRRENLDILAPGRRRKNMSEFLGEASIPGQEPPTPSSCSLPSSSSSSSNDSWKNRAASRFSGFFSSGPSTSAFGREVDKTEQLEAKLHAYSLFGLPRLPRRLRFDHDSWEEEGDEEDEEDDACLRLEDSWRELIDGHERLTRRQCHQQEAVWELLHTEASYIKKLRVITNLFLCCLLNLQESGLLCEVEAERLFSNVPEIARLHRGLWGSVMAPVLEKARRTRALLQPGDFLKGFKMFGSLFKPYIRYCMEEEGCMEYMRGLLRDNDLFRAYVTWAEKHQQCQRLKLSDMLAKPHQRLTKYPLLLKSVLRKTDEPRAKEALVTMISSVERFIHHVNTCMRQRQERQRLAAVVSRIDAYEVVEGSNDEVDKLLKEFLHLDLTAPIPGASPEETRQLLLEGSLRMKEGKDSKMDVYCFLFTDLLLVTKAVKKAERTKVIRPPLLVDKIVCRELRDPGSFLLIHLNEFHSAVGAYTFQASGQTLCRGWVDSIYNAQNQLQQLRAQEHPGSQQHLQSLEEEEDEQEEEEEEEEEEEGGESSTSGASSPTILRKSSNSLDSQHCASDGSTETLAVVVVEPGDTLSSPEFEGGPFSSQSDETSLSTTASSITPTSELLPLGPGDSRSCSMDSAYGTLSPTSLQDFGTPAPVVDSAPQPLGLPQAPSPPPSPRLRRRTPVQLLPRVPHLLKSKSEASLLQLLSGATTHGVSPTPSRSLSELCLAAPAPGARTQDSPQETGPGWHCGGMPSPGSGGFQPLEMEGRATCLAGEPEGPSGRSREPPSGALPRVQPEPPPGISAQHRKLTLAQLYRIRTTLLLNSTLTAS; encoded by the exons ATGG ACACCGGGAGCCTGGCTGAGGAGAAGGGACTTCGCTGTCAGAACCCGGACTGCATGGACAAGGGGCGAGCGGCCAAG GTATGCCACCACGCCGACTGCCAGCAGCTGCACCGCCGGGGACCCCTCAACCTCTGTGAGGCCTGTGACAGCAAGTTCCACAGCACCATGCAGTATGATGGGCACGTTCGCTTCGACCTGCCCCCACAAG GCTCTGTCCTGGCCCGGAATGTGTCCACGCGGTCCTGTCCTCCGCGCACCAGCCCTGCAGTGGacttggaggaagaggaggaaagctCTGTGGACGGGAAAGG GGACCGGAAGAATACAGGCCTGAAGCTCTCCAAGAAGAAAGCCAGGAGGAGACACACAGAT GACCCAAGCAAGGAGTGCTTCACCCTGAAATTTGACCTGAATGTGGACATTGAGACAGAAATCGTGCCAGCCATGAAGAAGAAGTCACTGGG GGAGGTGCTGCAGCCCATATTTGAAAGGAAAGGCATCGCACTAGGCAAAGTGGATATCTACCTGGACCAGTCCAACACACCCCTGTCCCTCACTTTTGAGGCCTACAGGTTTGGGGGACACTACCTGCGGGTCAAAG CCAAGCCTGGTGATGAGGGAAAAGTGGAGCAGGGAGTGAAGGACTCCAAGTCCCTGAGTCTGCCAATCCTGCGGCCAGCTGGGGCCGGGCCCCCAGCCCTGGAACGGGGGGACCCCCAGAGCCGCAGGGAGAACCTGGACATCCTG GCCCCTGGCCGCCGCCGGAAGAACATGTCGGAGTTCCTGGGGGAGGCAAGCATCCCTGGGCAGGAGCCCCCCACGCCTTCCAGCTGTTCTCTgcctagcagcagcagcagcagtagcaacGACAGCTGGAAGAACCGGGCCGCCAGTCGCTTCAGTGGATTCTTCAGCTCGGGTCCCAGCACTAGCGCCTTTGGCCGG GAGGTGGACAAGACGGAGCAGCTGGAGGCCAAGCTGCACGCCTACAGCCTCTTTGGGCTGCCCAGGCTGCCGCGGAGGCTGCGCTTTGACCACGACTcgtgggaggaggagggtgatgaggaggacgaggaggatgATGCCTGCCTGCGGCTGGAGGACAGCTGGCGAGAGCTCATTGATGGGCATGAG AGGCTGACCCGAAGGCAGTGCCACCAGCAGGAGGCGGTGTGGGAGCTCCTGCACACAGAGGCCTCCTACATTAAGAAGCTGCGGGTGATCACTAAT CTGTTCCTGTGCTGCCTCCTGAACCTGCAAGAGTCGGGGCTGCTGTGTGAG GTGGAGGCGGAGCGACTGTTCAGCAACGTGCCCGAGATCGCACGCCTGCACCGAGGCCTGTGGGGCAGTGTGATGGCGCCGGTGCTGGAGAAGGCACGGCGCACGCGGGCGCTGCTGCAGCCCGGGGACTTTCTCAAGGGCTTCAAGATG TTCGGCTCCCTTTTCAAGCCCTACATCCGATACTGCATGGAGGAGGAGGGCTGCATGGAATACATGCGGGGCCTGCTGCGCGACAATGACCTCTTCCGGGCCTATGTCACG TGGGCCGAGAAGCACCAGCAGTGCCAGCGGCTGAAGCTGAGCGACATGCTCGCCAAGCCCCACCAGCGGCTTACCAAGTACCCGCTGCTGCTCAAGTCCGTGCTGAGAAAGACCGATGAGCCGAGAGCCAAGGAGGCCCTAGTCACCATG ATCAGCTCGGTGGAGCGCTTCATCCACCACGTGAACACGTGCATGCGTCAGAGACAGGAGCGGCAGCGGCTGGCGGCTGTGGTGAGCCGCATCGACGCCTACGAGGTGGTGGAGGGCAGCAACGATGAGGTGGACAAG CTCCTGAAGGAATTCCTGCACCTGGACCTGACAGCGCCCATCCCTGGTGCCTCCCCTGAGGAGACTCGTCAGCTGCTGTTGGAGGGGAGCCTGAGGATGAAAGAGGGGAAAGACAGCAAG ATGGATGTGTACTGCTTCCTCTTCACGGACCTGCTCTTGGTGACCAAGGCAGTGAAGAAGGCTGAGAGGACCAAGGTCATCAGGCCACCGCTGCTGGTGGACAAGATCGTGTGTCGGGAGCTGCGGGACCCTG GGTCCTTCCTCCTCATCCACCTGAATGAGTTCCACAGCGCCGTAGGGGCCTACACATTCCAGGCCAGTGGCCAGActctgtgccgtggctgggtggACTCTATTTACAATGCCCAG AACCAGCTGCAGCAGTTGCGTGCGCAGGAGCACCCAGGCAGCCAGCAGCACCTGCAGAgcctggaagaggaggaggatgagcaggaggaggaggaggaggaagaggaggaagaggaagggggagagagtagCACTTCGGGTGCTAGCTCTCCCACCATCCTGCGCAAAAGCAGCAACAGCTTGGACTCCCAGCACTG TGCCTCAGACGGCTCCACGGAGACCCTGGCTGTGGTCGTGGTGGAGCCTGGGGACACACTGTCCTCTCCCGAGTTTGAGGGTGGCCCCTTCAGCTCTCAGTCAGACGAGACTTCTCTCAGTACCACTGCCTCATCCATAACGCCCACCAGCGAGCTGCTGCCCCTGGGCCCTGGTGACAGCCGCTCCTGCTCCATGGACTCCGCCTACGgcaccctctcccccacctccttgcAAGACTTTGGGACCCCAGCCCCAGTGGTGGATTCAGCGCCCCAGCCCCTAGGGTTACCCCAAGCCCCTTCCCCCCCGCCCTCGCCTCGCCTCCGCCGCCGCACACCTGTCCAGCTGCTGCCCCGTGTGCCCCACCTGCTCAAGTCCAAATCCGAGGCCAGCCTCCTCCAGCTGCTATCAGGGGCCACCACCCATGGAgtgtccccaacccccagccgcAGCCTGTCAGAACTCTGCTTGGCCGCTCCAGCCCCTGGCGCGAGGACTCAGGACTCCCCTCAGGAAACGGGGCCCGGCTGGCATTGCGGGGGGATGCCAAGCCCTGGCAGTGGTGGCTTCCAGCCTTTGGAGATGGAAGGCAGAGCTACCTGCCTGGCTGGGGAGCCCGAAGGACCCTCCGGGAGGAGCAGGGAACCGCCCTCAGGGGCCTTGCCCAGGGTCCAGCCTGAACCCCCCCCAGGGATCTCTGCCCAGCACAGGAAGTTGACGCTGGCCCAGCTCTACCGAATCAGGACCACCTTGCTGCTTAACTCCACGCTCACTGCCTCGTGA
- the PLEKHG5 gene encoding pleckstrin homology domain-containing family G member 5 isoform X2, producing MGTGPGVSGRHAASRPSPGAPSRDSTPCWEGGRACDWEGQVCHHADCQQLHRRGPLNLCEACDSKFHSTMQYDGHVRFDLPPQGSVLARNVSTRSCPPRTSPAVDLEEEEESSVDGKGDRKNTGLKLSKKKARRRHTDDPSKECFTLKFDLNVDIETEIVPAMKKKSLGEVLQPIFERKGIALGKVDIYLDQSNTPLSLTFEAYRFGGHYLRVKAKPGDEGKVEQGVKDSKSLSLPILRPAGAGPPALERGDPQSRRENLDILAPGRRRKNMSEFLGEASIPGQEPPTPSSCSLPSSSSSSSNDSWKNRAASRFSGFFSSGPSTSAFGREVDKTEQLEAKLHAYSLFGLPRLPRRLRFDHDSWEEEGDEEDEEDDACLRLEDSWRELIDGHERLTRRQCHQQEAVWELLHTEASYIKKLRVITNLFLCCLLNLQESGLLCEVEAERLFSNVPEIARLHRGLWGSVMAPVLEKARRTRALLQPGDFLKGFKMFGSLFKPYIRYCMEEEGCMEYMRGLLRDNDLFRAYVTWAEKHQQCQRLKLSDMLAKPHQRLTKYPLLLKSVLRKTDEPRAKEALVTMISSVERFIHHVNTCMRQRQERQRLAAVVSRIDAYEVVEGSNDEVDKLLKEFLHLDLTAPIPGASPEETRQLLLEGSLRMKEGKDSKMDVYCFLFTDLLLVTKAVKKAERTKVIRPPLLVDKIVCRELRDPGSFLLIHLNEFHSAVGAYTFQASGQTLCRGWVDSIYNAQNQLQQLRAQEHPGSQQHLQSLEEEEDEQEEEEEEEEEEEGGESSTSGASSPTILRKSSNSLDSQHCASDGSTETLAVVVVEPGDTLSSPEFEGGPFSSQSDETSLSTTASSITPTSELLPLGPGDSRSCSMDSAYGTLSPTSLQDFGTPAPVVDSAPQPLGLPQAPSPPPSPRLRRRTPVQLLPRVPHLLKSKSEASLLQLLSGATTHGVSPTPSRSLSELCLAAPAPGARTQDSPQETGPGWHCGGMPSPGSGGFQPLEMEGRATCLAGEPEGPSGRSREPPSGALPRVQPEPPPGISAQHRKLTLAQLYRIRTTLLLNSTLTAS from the exons ATGGGGACCGGTCCCGGCGTCTCCGGGCGCCACGCGGCCTCCAGGCCCAGCCCCGGGGCGCCCTCCCGGGACTCCACGCCCTGCTGGGAGGGGGGTCGCGCCTGCGACTGGGAAGGCCAG GTATGCCACCACGCCGACTGCCAGCAGCTGCACCGCCGGGGACCCCTCAACCTCTGTGAGGCCTGTGACAGCAAGTTCCACAGCACCATGCAGTATGATGGGCACGTTCGCTTCGACCTGCCCCCACAAG GCTCTGTCCTGGCCCGGAATGTGTCCACGCGGTCCTGTCCTCCGCGCACCAGCCCTGCAGTGGacttggaggaagaggaggaaagctCTGTGGACGGGAAAGG GGACCGGAAGAATACAGGCCTGAAGCTCTCCAAGAAGAAAGCCAGGAGGAGACACACAGAT GACCCAAGCAAGGAGTGCTTCACCCTGAAATTTGACCTGAATGTGGACATTGAGACAGAAATCGTGCCAGCCATGAAGAAGAAGTCACTGGG GGAGGTGCTGCAGCCCATATTTGAAAGGAAAGGCATCGCACTAGGCAAAGTGGATATCTACCTGGACCAGTCCAACACACCCCTGTCCCTCACTTTTGAGGCCTACAGGTTTGGGGGACACTACCTGCGGGTCAAAG CCAAGCCTGGTGATGAGGGAAAAGTGGAGCAGGGAGTGAAGGACTCCAAGTCCCTGAGTCTGCCAATCCTGCGGCCAGCTGGGGCCGGGCCCCCAGCCCTGGAACGGGGGGACCCCCAGAGCCGCAGGGAGAACCTGGACATCCTG GCCCCTGGCCGCCGCCGGAAGAACATGTCGGAGTTCCTGGGGGAGGCAAGCATCCCTGGGCAGGAGCCCCCCACGCCTTCCAGCTGTTCTCTgcctagcagcagcagcagcagtagcaacGACAGCTGGAAGAACCGGGCCGCCAGTCGCTTCAGTGGATTCTTCAGCTCGGGTCCCAGCACTAGCGCCTTTGGCCGG GAGGTGGACAAGACGGAGCAGCTGGAGGCCAAGCTGCACGCCTACAGCCTCTTTGGGCTGCCCAGGCTGCCGCGGAGGCTGCGCTTTGACCACGACTcgtgggaggaggagggtgatgaggaggacgaggaggatgATGCCTGCCTGCGGCTGGAGGACAGCTGGCGAGAGCTCATTGATGGGCATGAG AGGCTGACCCGAAGGCAGTGCCACCAGCAGGAGGCGGTGTGGGAGCTCCTGCACACAGAGGCCTCCTACATTAAGAAGCTGCGGGTGATCACTAAT CTGTTCCTGTGCTGCCTCCTGAACCTGCAAGAGTCGGGGCTGCTGTGTGAG GTGGAGGCGGAGCGACTGTTCAGCAACGTGCCCGAGATCGCACGCCTGCACCGAGGCCTGTGGGGCAGTGTGATGGCGCCGGTGCTGGAGAAGGCACGGCGCACGCGGGCGCTGCTGCAGCCCGGGGACTTTCTCAAGGGCTTCAAGATG TTCGGCTCCCTTTTCAAGCCCTACATCCGATACTGCATGGAGGAGGAGGGCTGCATGGAATACATGCGGGGCCTGCTGCGCGACAATGACCTCTTCCGGGCCTATGTCACG TGGGCCGAGAAGCACCAGCAGTGCCAGCGGCTGAAGCTGAGCGACATGCTCGCCAAGCCCCACCAGCGGCTTACCAAGTACCCGCTGCTGCTCAAGTCCGTGCTGAGAAAGACCGATGAGCCGAGAGCCAAGGAGGCCCTAGTCACCATG ATCAGCTCGGTGGAGCGCTTCATCCACCACGTGAACACGTGCATGCGTCAGAGACAGGAGCGGCAGCGGCTGGCGGCTGTGGTGAGCCGCATCGACGCCTACGAGGTGGTGGAGGGCAGCAACGATGAGGTGGACAAG CTCCTGAAGGAATTCCTGCACCTGGACCTGACAGCGCCCATCCCTGGTGCCTCCCCTGAGGAGACTCGTCAGCTGCTGTTGGAGGGGAGCCTGAGGATGAAAGAGGGGAAAGACAGCAAG ATGGATGTGTACTGCTTCCTCTTCACGGACCTGCTCTTGGTGACCAAGGCAGTGAAGAAGGCTGAGAGGACCAAGGTCATCAGGCCACCGCTGCTGGTGGACAAGATCGTGTGTCGGGAGCTGCGGGACCCTG GGTCCTTCCTCCTCATCCACCTGAATGAGTTCCACAGCGCCGTAGGGGCCTACACATTCCAGGCCAGTGGCCAGActctgtgccgtggctgggtggACTCTATTTACAATGCCCAG AACCAGCTGCAGCAGTTGCGTGCGCAGGAGCACCCAGGCAGCCAGCAGCACCTGCAGAgcctggaagaggaggaggatgagcaggaggaggaggaggaggaagaggaggaagaggaagggggagagagtagCACTTCGGGTGCTAGCTCTCCCACCATCCTGCGCAAAAGCAGCAACAGCTTGGACTCCCAGCACTG TGCCTCAGACGGCTCCACGGAGACCCTGGCTGTGGTCGTGGTGGAGCCTGGGGACACACTGTCCTCTCCCGAGTTTGAGGGTGGCCCCTTCAGCTCTCAGTCAGACGAGACTTCTCTCAGTACCACTGCCTCATCCATAACGCCCACCAGCGAGCTGCTGCCCCTGGGCCCTGGTGACAGCCGCTCCTGCTCCATGGACTCCGCCTACGgcaccctctcccccacctccttgcAAGACTTTGGGACCCCAGCCCCAGTGGTGGATTCAGCGCCCCAGCCCCTAGGGTTACCCCAAGCCCCTTCCCCCCCGCCCTCGCCTCGCCTCCGCCGCCGCACACCTGTCCAGCTGCTGCCCCGTGTGCCCCACCTGCTCAAGTCCAAATCCGAGGCCAGCCTCCTCCAGCTGCTATCAGGGGCCACCACCCATGGAgtgtccccaacccccagccgcAGCCTGTCAGAACTCTGCTTGGCCGCTCCAGCCCCTGGCGCGAGGACTCAGGACTCCCCTCAGGAAACGGGGCCCGGCTGGCATTGCGGGGGGATGCCAAGCCCTGGCAGTGGTGGCTTCCAGCCTTTGGAGATGGAAGGCAGAGCTACCTGCCTGGCTGGGGAGCCCGAAGGACCCTCCGGGAGGAGCAGGGAACCGCCCTCAGGGGCCTTGCCCAGGGTCCAGCCTGAACCCCCCCCAGGGATCTCTGCCCAGCACAGGAAGTTGACGCTGGCCCAGCTCTACCGAATCAGGACCACCTTGCTGCTTAACTCCACGCTCACTGCCTCGTGA